From Afipia carboxidovorans OM5, one genomic window encodes:
- a CDS encoding TIGR02594 family protein, translating into MYRLKTSLLPLRLAACVACAVAVVAISNTAEARPRHHHAQSHAHQASHHHAHKRHHVRRHRVRGARHAARWRAFRAQAQSSNANASLGGESSFGGGFGGSNLVAEARRYIGGNPTGRSRLWCARFMNMVLQRTGHSGTGSDMASSFAKYGRRISGPQVGAIAVMSRGRRGGHVGVVSGIDAKGNPIIISGNHGRRVAEAPYSRGRIYAYVMPAS; encoded by the coding sequence ATGTATCGACTGAAGACCTCTCTCCTGCCGCTGCGTCTTGCCGCTTGTGTCGCGTGCGCCGTTGCGGTGGTGGCGATCTCCAACACCGCTGAGGCGCGTCCGCGCCATCATCATGCGCAGTCGCATGCCCATCAGGCGAGCCATCATCATGCTCACAAACGTCATCACGTCCGTCGCCATCGCGTGCGTGGCGCTCGCCATGCGGCGCGGTGGAGAGCGTTTCGCGCGCAGGCGCAGTCAAGCAACGCCAATGCGTCGCTGGGCGGCGAGAGCAGCTTCGGTGGTGGATTTGGCGGATCGAATCTCGTGGCCGAGGCGCGCCGTTATATCGGCGGCAATCCGACCGGCCGTTCGCGCCTGTGGTGCGCGCGCTTCATGAACATGGTTCTGCAGCGCACCGGCCACAGCGGCACGGGGTCGGACATGGCGAGCTCGTTTGCGAAGTATGGCCGTCGCATTTCCGGCCCGCAGGTCGGCGCGATCGCAGTGATGTCACGCGGCCGTCGCGGCGGTCATGTCGGTGTCGTCAGCGGCATCGATGCGAAGGGCAACCCGATCATCATTTCCGGCAACCATGGCCGCCGCGTTGCGGAAGCGCCTTACTCCCGCGGGCGCATCTACGCCTACGTGATGCCGGCAAGCTGA
- the metW gene encoding methionine biosynthesis protein MetW, with protein MNAPDLFRPTAQLPKIDGVRGDHLLVAEMVAPGSKVLDVGCGEGDLLQLLETRGIDGRGIELSHEGVNSCVSKGLAVVQGDADTDLASYPDDSFDYVILSQTLQATRQPRTVLEHLLRIGTRAIVSFPNFGFWKMRLQLLVKGQMPRTENLPATWYDTPNIHFCTIKDFVQLCDEINVEMERAVALDLYGRPLRLNAPWWFWNMFGEQGVFLLTRRG; from the coding sequence ATGAACGCGCCTGACCTTTTCCGCCCGACAGCACAGCTTCCGAAGATCGACGGCGTTCGCGGCGATCATCTTCTCGTTGCCGAGATGGTCGCTCCGGGCTCCAAGGTGCTCGACGTCGGCTGTGGTGAGGGCGATCTGCTGCAGCTTCTGGAAACGCGCGGCATCGACGGACGCGGCATCGAACTGTCGCATGAAGGCGTGAACAGTTGCGTCAGCAAGGGACTTGCCGTGGTGCAGGGCGACGCCGACACCGATCTTGCGAGCTACCCCGACGACTCATTCGACTACGTAATCCTGTCGCAGACGCTGCAGGCAACGCGCCAGCCACGTACGGTGCTCGAGCATCTTCTGCGTATCGGCACCCGAGCAATCGTCTCGTTTCCGAATTTCGGCTTCTGGAAGATGCGGCTGCAATTGCTGGTCAAGGGCCAGATGCCGCGCACCGAGAACCTGCCCGCGACGTGGTACGACACGCCAAACATTCACTTCTGCACCATCAAGGATTTCGTCCAGCTCTGCGACGAGATCAATGTCGAGATGGAGCGTGCAGTCGCGCTGGACCTCTATGGCAGGCCGTTACGGCTCAATGCGCCGTGGTGGTTTTGGAACATGTTCGGCGAACAGGGCGTGTTTTTGCTCACGCGGCGCGGTTAA
- the metX gene encoding homoserine O-acetyltransferase MetX, which translates to MSEVASRQSAGKTMSRSEERAHEADHPSSQYVVFGPDKPLHLDCGVDLSPFQIAYQCYGRLNADRSNAILICHALTGDQHVFNTHPITGKPGWWKTMVGPDKPIDTDRYFVICSNVVGSCMGSTGPSSTNPATGKPWGLDFPVITIPDMVRAQAMLIDHLGIRKLFAVVGGSMGGMQTLQWATAYPERVFAALAIACGAKHSAQNIAFHELGRQAVMADPDWRQGRYFEHGVHPRRGLGVARMAAHITYLSDAALHRKFGRRLQDRDEPTFSFDADFEVESYLRHQGSSFVERFDANSYLYLTRAMDYFDIAADHNGVLAQAFLGAKTRFCVISFTSDWLFPGSEARAVVHALNASSARVSFAEITTDKGHDAFLLDEPELFAISHAFLESAASTHGLNAAS; encoded by the coding sequence ATGTCCGAAGTTGCAAGCCGACAGTCGGCCGGCAAAACGATGTCCCGAAGCGAGGAGCGCGCGCACGAGGCGGACCATCCGTCCTCGCAATACGTCGTGTTCGGCCCGGACAAGCCGCTGCATCTTGATTGCGGCGTCGACCTCTCGCCATTCCAGATCGCGTATCAATGCTATGGACGGCTCAATGCGGATCGCTCCAATGCGATCCTGATCTGTCACGCGCTCACCGGCGACCAGCACGTCTTCAACACTCATCCGATCACCGGCAAGCCGGGGTGGTGGAAGACCATGGTCGGGCCGGACAAGCCGATCGATACCGACCGTTACTTCGTGATCTGCTCGAATGTCGTGGGCAGTTGCATGGGCTCGACCGGCCCATCCTCGACCAATCCCGCGACCGGCAAGCCGTGGGGGCTCGATTTCCCGGTCATCACCATTCCCGACATGGTGCGCGCACAGGCGATGCTGATCGACCATCTCGGCATCCGGAAACTGTTTGCCGTGGTCGGTGGCTCGATGGGCGGCATGCAGACGCTGCAATGGGCGACCGCGTATCCCGAGCGCGTGTTCGCGGCGCTTGCGATCGCCTGTGGTGCGAAGCATTCGGCGCAGAACATCGCATTCCATGAACTCGGCCGTCAGGCGGTGATGGCCGATCCCGATTGGCGGCAGGGGCGATATTTCGAACACGGCGTTCATCCGCGCCGCGGCCTCGGCGTCGCGCGCATGGCTGCGCACATCACTTATCTTTCGGACGCGGCGTTGCATCGCAAGTTCGGCCGGCGCCTGCAGGATCGCGATGAGCCGACGTTTTCGTTCGATGCCGACTTTGAGGTGGAGAGTTATCTGCGCCATCAGGGCTCGTCCTTCGTCGAACGCTTCGACGCAAACTCCTATCTCTATCTCACCCGTGCGATGGATTATTTCGACATCGCGGCGGACCATAACGGCGTGCTGGCGCAGGCCTTTCTCGGCGCCAAGACGCGCTTCTGCGTGATTTCGTTCACGAGCGACTGGCTGTTTCCGGGCTCGGAGGCGCGCGCAGTCGTGCACGCACTCAACGCCTCCAGCGCCCGCGTCTCCTTCGCGGAGATTACGACCGACAAGGGGCACGATGCGTTCCTGCTCGACGAGCCGGAATTGTTCGCGATCTCTCACGCGTTCCTGGAATCGGCTGCAAGTACTCACGGCCTGAACGCAGCGAGCTGA
- a CDS encoding chorismate mutase, giving the protein MSDTPNPVSLQDLRREIDAIDEQVHTLLMRRGDIIDRLIRVKQTQEVGSAFRPAREADMMRRLVSRHHGILPLDTVESIWRVIISTFTYVQAPFSVHADLSSGENTMRDSARFHFGFTVPFVAHFNAGAAVEAVAQSRGDLALVSATASQTPWWSALEQPGAPKIIARLPFVERADHPAAMPVFVISRVATGALVTEVETWSLHISGWSPVAARALSPISDVLAVADASSGTAAFLVSAAPSDGIEKIISALTDAGASVRASALVGGHATRYRVPTPGTAGP; this is encoded by the coding sequence ATGTCCGATACGCCGAACCCCGTTTCCCTTCAGGATCTGCGCCGCGAGATCGACGCGATCGACGAACAGGTGCATACGCTTCTGATGCGCCGGGGCGACATCATCGACCGGCTGATCCGCGTCAAGCAGACACAGGAGGTCGGCTCCGCCTTCCGGCCCGCACGCGAGGCCGACATGATGCGCCGGCTCGTCTCACGCCATCACGGTATCCTGCCGCTCGACACCGTGGAGAGCATCTGGCGCGTCATCATCTCGACCTTCACCTATGTGCAGGCGCCGTTCTCGGTGCACGCCGATCTGTCGTCAGGCGAGAATACGATGCGCGACAGCGCGCGCTTCCACTTCGGCTTCACCGTGCCGTTCGTTGCGCACTTCAATGCCGGTGCTGCGGTGGAGGCGGTTGCGCAGTCACGCGGCGATCTCGCGCTCGTCTCGGCGACCGCGAGCCAGACACCATGGTGGAGCGCGCTCGAACAACCCGGCGCGCCGAAGATCATCGCGCGGCTGCCCTTCGTCGAACGCGCCGACCATCCGGCAGCGATGCCGGTGTTCGTCATCTCCCGCGTAGCGACAGGTGCGCTCGTAACCGAGGTTGAGACCTGGAGCCTGCATATCTCCGGCTGGAGCCCGGTGGCGGCCCGCGCGCTGTCGCCGATCTCCGACGTACTCGCCGTCGCCGACGCCTCGTCCGGTACCGCTGCGTTTCTCGTCTCGGCCGCGCCCAGCGACGGTATCGAAAAGATCATATCTGCCCTGACCGATGCAGGCGCATCCGTGCGCGCTTCCGCTCTCGTCGGCGGCCACGCGACGCGCTATAGAGTGCCCACGCCCGGCACCGCCGGGCCTTGA
- the hisC gene encoding histidinol-phosphate transaminase produces the protein MSRPMPKPGILEIAPYVPGKSGAGVHGRVFKLSANEAALGPSPKAVEAFMQTAARLDVYPDGSARALREAIGKTFDIDPANVVCGVGSGELLHTIANIYLGPGDEAIHTTHGFLLYPIATMSNGATSVIAPEKNYTADVDAILAAVTPRTKIVWLANPNNPTGTYVNASELRRLRANLPPQVLLVLDSAYADFVSSADYEAGIELVKETDNTVMARTFSKIYGLAAVRLGFIFGPPHLIDVVNRVRDPFNANGPAMQAAIAALADTAHYQAAQAHNAKWRAWLTDEISKLGLTVTPSVTNFILIHFPSTPGKTASDADAFLTARGLILRAVAAYKLPQALRLSVGTEEANRLVVEALRDFVSAS, from the coding sequence ATGTCCCGCCCCATGCCGAAACCCGGCATTCTCGAGATTGCGCCCTACGTGCCCGGCAAAAGCGGCGCGGGCGTGCACGGGCGCGTGTTCAAATTATCGGCCAACGAAGCAGCGCTCGGTCCCTCGCCGAAGGCGGTCGAGGCGTTCATGCAGACCGCGGCGCGGCTTGACGTCTATCCGGACGGGTCGGCGCGGGCGCTGCGTGAAGCGATCGGCAAGACGTTCGATATCGATCCCGCCAACGTCGTCTGTGGCGTCGGCTCGGGAGAATTGCTGCACACCATCGCCAACATCTATCTCGGCCCAGGCGACGAAGCGATCCACACGACGCACGGCTTCCTGCTCTATCCGATTGCGACGATGAGCAACGGCGCCACCAGCGTCATTGCGCCGGAGAAAAATTACACCGCCGATGTCGATGCGATTTTGGCTGCGGTCACACCGCGCACCAAGATCGTTTGGCTCGCCAACCCGAACAACCCGACCGGCACCTATGTGAACGCCTCCGAGTTGCGACGGCTGCGCGCGAACCTGCCGCCGCAGGTGTTGCTCGTGCTCGACTCCGCCTATGCCGATTTCGTGTCCAGCGCGGATTACGAGGCCGGCATCGAGCTCGTGAAGGAAACCGACAACACGGTGATGGCGCGGACGTTCTCGAAGATCTACGGTCTTGCCGCGGTACGCCTCGGCTTCATCTTCGGGCCGCCGCACCTGATCGATGTCGTGAACCGCGTGCGCGACCCGTTCAACGCCAACGGTCCCGCCATGCAGGCAGCGATTGCCGCGCTTGCAGACACGGCTCACTATCAGGCGGCACAAGCGCACAATGCGAAGTGGCGCGCCTGGCTCACCGATGAAATCTCGAAGCTCGGTCTCACCGTGACACCGAGCGTGACGAATTTCATTTTGATCCACTTCCCGTCGACACCCGGCAAGACGGCGTCGGATGCCGACGCCTTCCTCACGGCACGCGGGTTGATCCTGCGCGCGGTCGCTGCCTACAAGCTGCCGCAAGCACTGCGGCTCAGCGTCGGTACCGAGGAAGCCAACCGCCTCGTGGTCGAGGCCCTGCGTGATTTCGTGAGTGCATCGTGA
- a CDS encoding prephenate/arogenate dehydrogenase family protein, whose product MSTIQFNRIAIIGLGHIGSSIARAVKELRLAGELVVTDGSAAIRTRATEIGLGDRVAPSNSEVVKDADLVIICVPVGKCGDVAAEIASHLKAGAIVSDVGSVKGPVTREMAGHLPKTIHLVPGHPVAGTEDSGPDSGFAELFINRWCILTPLPGTDEAAVEKLTTLWRTIGANVETMSPDHHDLVLAITSHLPHLIAYTIVGTAEDMEKVTEAEVLKFSAGGFRDFTRIAASDPTMWRDIFLANKDAVLEMLGSFQEDLSKLTRAIRRGDGEALFDHFTRTRAIRRGIVSLGQDSSHANFGRPLEKLPQDAKPAAPVVSK is encoded by the coding sequence GTGAGTACGATCCAGTTCAACCGCATTGCCATCATCGGGCTAGGCCATATCGGGTCGTCGATCGCGCGCGCCGTGAAAGAGCTTCGCCTCGCGGGCGAGCTTGTGGTGACGGATGGCTCCGCTGCGATCCGCACACGCGCGACCGAGATCGGATTGGGTGACCGCGTCGCGCCAAGCAATTCCGAGGTTGTGAAAGACGCCGACCTCGTCATCATCTGCGTGCCGGTCGGCAAATGCGGTGACGTCGCCGCTGAAATCGCATCGCATCTCAAAGCAGGCGCGATTGTCTCCGACGTCGGATCGGTCAAGGGCCCGGTGACGCGCGAGATGGCAGGCCATCTGCCCAAAACCATTCATCTCGTGCCGGGACACCCGGTCGCCGGCACCGAGGACTCCGGTCCCGATTCCGGCTTTGCCGAGCTCTTCATCAACCGCTGGTGCATTCTCACGCCGCTGCCCGGCACCGATGAGGCGGCCGTCGAGAAGCTCACGACGCTCTGGCGCACCATCGGCGCCAACGTCGAGACCATGAGCCCCGACCACCACGACCTCGTGCTCGCCATCACCAGCCATCTGCCGCACCTCATCGCCTACACGATCGTCGGTACCGCCGAAGACATGGAGAAGGTGACAGAGGCCGAGGTGCTGAAGTTCTCCGCAGGCGGTTTCCGCGACTTCACCCGCATCGCCGCTTCGGACCCGACGATGTGGCGGGACATCTTCCTCGCCAACAAGGACGCGGTGCTGGAGATGCTGGGCTCGTTCCAGGAAGATCTCTCGAAGCTCACCCGCGCCATCCGCCGCGGCGACGGCGAGGCGCTGTTCGATCACTTCACGCGGACGCGGGCGATCCGGCGCGGCATCGTCAGCCTCGGACAGGATTCGTCTCACGCGAACTTCGGCCGTCCGCTGGAGAAACTGCCGCAGGACGCCAAGCCGGCGGCGCCGGTGGTCTCGAAGTAA
- a CDS encoding DUF2125 domain-containing protein has translation MMTDEPRSLPPRHGRLWPVFVPSALLLLAAIGWSGFWFYATHEVDAQFQGWQEREAKSGRVYDCSRREIGGFPFRFEVRCADPTISLAAQTAQQFASKIPLTAKLSEILAVAQIYDPTRVIAEFKGPATVEETGQAPFARANWSLGHASAAGLPSVPKRISMEFKDPVVERFVDGAAAPFFSAKQVEWHIRMVEGEFNDHPVLESVLRSEDASVQGVHPVLEAPFNETLHVKLRGLTDFAPKTWPERFREIQTNGGGIDVTESRIQQGETIAVAAGTLALTPAGYLEGQLQMTIAGFERIVPALGLEKALAEGAQPTNVAPGVSSQDVNKMIDSLDRIIPGLGRVARKNANAGLIAGLNLIGQQTTLENRPARAITLRFVDGAILLGPLRVAQTPPLF, from the coding sequence ATGATGACTGACGAGCCCCGCTCCCTTCCGCCTCGCCACGGCCGGTTGTGGCCGGTCTTTGTTCCCTCTGCGCTTCTGCTGCTCGCCGCCATCGGCTGGAGCGGCTTCTGGTTCTATGCCACGCACGAAGTCGATGCGCAGTTTCAGGGATGGCAGGAGCGCGAGGCCAAATCGGGGCGGGTTTACGATTGCAGCCGTCGCGAAATCGGCGGCTTCCCGTTCCGCTTCGAGGTACGCTGTGCCGATCCGACGATCTCGCTCGCCGCACAGACCGCCCAGCAGTTCGCCAGCAAGATTCCACTGACGGCAAAGCTCAGCGAGATTCTCGCCGTCGCGCAGATCTACGATCCCACCCGCGTGATCGCGGAGTTCAAGGGGCCGGCGACCGTCGAGGAGACGGGGCAGGCGCCGTTTGCACGCGCCAACTGGAGCCTCGGCCATGCGAGCGCCGCAGGCCTGCCGTCGGTGCCGAAGCGCATCTCCATGGAGTTCAAGGACCCCGTGGTTGAGCGGTTCGTGGACGGGGCGGCGGCGCCGTTCTTCAGTGCCAAGCAGGTCGAATGGCATATCCGCATGGTCGAAGGCGAGTTCAACGACCACCCCGTACTCGAAAGCGTGCTGCGGAGCGAGGATGCGAGCGTGCAGGGTGTGCATCCGGTGCTGGAAGCGCCATTCAACGAAACGCTTCATGTGAAGCTGCGCGGCCTGACGGACTTCGCGCCCAAGACGTGGCCGGAGCGGTTTCGCGAGATTCAGACCAATGGCGGCGGGATCGATGTCACCGAATCGCGCATCCAGCAGGGCGAGACCATTGCGGTTGCCGCGGGCACGCTGGCCCTGACGCCGGCGGGCTACCTCGAAGGTCAGTTGCAGATGACGATCGCGGGCTTCGAGCGGATCGTACCGGCGCTGGGCTTGGAGAAGGCGCTGGCGGAAGGCGCGCAGCCCACGAATGTCGCGCCCGGTGTCTCGAGCCAGGATGTGAACAAGATGATCGATTCACTCGACCGGATCATTCCGGGGCTCGGGCGGGTTGCTCGCAAGAATGCCAATGCCGGCCTGATTGCCGGGCTGAACCTGATCGGTCAGCAGACCACGCTCGAGAACCGTCCCGCGCGGGCGATCACGCTGCGCTTTGTCGATGGCGCAATCCTGCTCGGGCCGCTGCGCGTCGCGCAGACCCCGCCGCTGTTCTAG
- a CDS encoding gamma-glutamylcyclotransferase yields MAIRPIPDDELPKGDLWVFGYGSLMWRPGFDYLAECPARLIGEHRALCVFSHHHRGTAEKPGLVLGLDRGGTCQGTAFRVAEAARAATLEYLREREQISGVYHEVLRSVWLENDARERVQALAFVVDRNHRQYAGVLTLEQQLRYVANSRGISGPNRDYVIETVKALDARGCHDPALRRLVALLQSEIPLQEAE; encoded by the coding sequence ATGGCGATCCGACCCATTCCCGACGATGAACTCCCCAAGGGCGACCTGTGGGTGTTCGGCTACGGCTCGCTGATGTGGCGCCCCGGCTTCGATTATCTGGCCGAATGCCCGGCGCGGCTGATCGGCGAACACCGTGCGCTCTGCGTCTTTTCGCACCACCACCGCGGCACGGCGGAAAAGCCGGGCCTCGTGCTCGGCCTCGACCGGGGCGGAACCTGCCAGGGCACGGCGTTCCGGGTCGCGGAGGCCGCTCGCGCGGCGACGCTCGAATATCTGCGCGAGCGCGAGCAGATTTCCGGCGTCTATCACGAGGTGTTGCGCTCGGTCTGGCTCGAGAACGACGCCCGCGAACGGGTGCAGGCCCTCGCTTTCGTCGTCGACCGCAACCACCGGCAATATGCCGGGGTGCTGACGCTGGAGCAGCAATTGCGCTATGTCGCCAACAGCCGCGGCATCTCCGGGCCCAACCGCGACTACGTGATCGAGACCGTGAAGGCGCTGGACGCCCGCGGCTGTCACGATCCCGCGCTGCGCCGCCTCGTCGCGCTCCTGCAAAGCGAAATCCCGCTGCAGGAGGCGGAGTAA
- a CDS encoding lysophospholipid acyltransferase family protein — MVLIFLRSLIFNVVFYLNTVLWCVIGLPTYLMPRGGIIWVAKTWSKTSVWLFTLICNVKVEYRGLDRIPEGPLLVASKHQSAWETFALMPFFDEPLFILKRELTRIPFFGWYLVKAQMIALNRKAGGRALLEMMRRARDEVRRGRQLIIFPEGTRRPVGAPPDYKVGVSQIYVSCGVTCLPVALNSGLFWPRHRFLRYPGTLVVEFLEPIPAGLARDEFTARVSSVIETASNRFAQEGRDEQERLMGFSAS, encoded by the coding sequence ATGGTTTTGATTTTTCTGCGTTCGCTGATTTTCAATGTCGTGTTCTATCTCAACACGGTGCTCTGGTGCGTGATCGGCCTGCCGACCTACCTGATGCCGCGCGGCGGCATCATCTGGGTTGCGAAGACCTGGTCGAAGACGAGCGTCTGGCTGTTCACGTTGATCTGCAACGTGAAGGTCGAATATCGCGGGCTGGACAGAATCCCCGAAGGGCCGTTGCTCGTCGCCTCCAAGCATCAGTCGGCGTGGGAGACCTTCGCGCTGATGCCGTTTTTCGATGAGCCGCTGTTTATCCTGAAGCGCGAACTGACGCGGATTCCGTTTTTCGGCTGGTATCTCGTCAAGGCGCAGATGATCGCCCTCAACCGCAAGGCGGGCGGGCGGGCGCTGCTTGAGATGATGCGGCGCGCGCGCGATGAGGTGCGGCGCGGACGGCAGCTCATCATTTTCCCGGAAGGCACGCGCCGGCCGGTCGGCGCGCCGCCGGATTACAAGGTCGGCGTCAGCCAGATCTATGTGAGCTGCGGCGTCACCTGCCTGCCGGTCGCGCTGAATTCCGGGCTGTTCTGGCCGCGCCATAGATTCCTGCGCTACCCCGGCACGCTGGTGGTTGAGTTTCTCGAACCGATTCCGGCCGGCCTCGCCCGGGATGAGTTCACCGCGCGTGTCTCGTCCGTGATCGAGACGGCGAGCAACCGCTTCGCCCAAGAGGGACGGGACGAGCAGGAGCGGCTAATGGGGTTTTCCGCGTCGTAA
- a CDS encoding YdcF family protein, with translation MTGRPDHSRMSEAEMRARAGGWPVTRFVVSFVIIFLAGFAWFAGQLHSEEIKPERHADGIVVLTGGASRVADALDLLSRGYGKRLLISGVHPANGTADILRAQPERETLLSCCVDLDRSAVNTRSNATETRRWVKERGFRSLIVVTSNYHMPRASVELSHAMPDIDLIFYPVVSEAWRGEPWWHSAAGIRLVALEYVKYLAAQVRVRLAAFGIVFPEWEDTGKGAMVRPAHSAG, from the coding sequence ATGACCGGCAGGCCGGATCATTCGAGGATGAGCGAAGCGGAGATGCGTGCGCGTGCCGGCGGCTGGCCGGTGACGCGCTTCGTGGTCTCGTTCGTCATCATTTTTCTCGCAGGATTTGCCTGGTTCGCCGGCCAGTTGCACTCCGAGGAAATCAAGCCTGAACGCCATGCCGATGGCATTGTTGTGCTGACGGGCGGTGCGTCGCGGGTCGCGGATGCGCTCGATCTTCTGTCCAGAGGCTACGGCAAGCGGCTTCTGATTTCCGGCGTTCACCCTGCGAACGGCACGGCTGATATTCTGCGGGCGCAGCCGGAGCGGGAAACACTGTTGAGCTGTTGCGTCGATCTCGATCGCTCCGCCGTCAACACCCGCAGCAATGCGACCGAGACGCGACGCTGGGTCAAGGAGCGTGGCTTCCGTTCCTTGATCGTCGTCACGTCGAACTATCACATGCCGCGTGCGAGCGTTGAGCTGTCGCATGCGATGCCGGATATCGATCTGATTTTCTATCCGGTGGTGAGCGAGGCGTGGCGCGGCGAGCCGTGGTGGCACAGCGCTGCCGGTATTCGCCTCGTCGCGCTTGAATACGTCAAATATCTCGCCGCGCAGGTCCGCGTGCGTCTCGCAGCCTTCGGCATTGTCTTCCCCGAATGGGAGGACACCGGCAAGGGCGCAATGGTGCGACCGGCGCATTCGGCCGGTTGA
- a CDS encoding cell division protein FtsX, with protein MADAHYQSAGDAPRNVSPIVPRGSMSGRALVAVVAIMTFLASITTGAVLLVRASAAQWQSDVASEITIQLRATAGRDIERDVQAVTQALRREAGIVDARPFTKEESARLLEPWLGTGFSIDDLPVPRIVVARVASDAGLDIAGLQQRLSAIAPSVTVDDHRAWIERMRSMSGAIVLAGTGVLILVILATIISVSFATRGAMATNRPIVEVLHFVGAQDRFIANHFFRHFLRLGLEGGVIGGIAAILVFGFSESIAGWFSGTPAGDQFAALLGTFALPGSGYLILAGQALVIAAVTAWAARRTLFATLNEMD; from the coding sequence GTGGCTGACGCGCATTATCAAAGCGCGGGCGATGCGCCGCGCAATGTCTCGCCAATCGTGCCGCGCGGCTCGATGTCCGGTCGCGCGCTTGTCGCGGTCGTCGCCATCATGACGTTTCTCGCCTCGATCACCACCGGTGCGGTGCTGCTGGTGCGAGCGTCCGCCGCGCAATGGCAATCGGATGTCGCAAGCGAGATCACCATCCAGTTGCGCGCGACCGCGGGGCGCGACATCGAGCGCGATGTTCAGGCGGTGACGCAAGCGCTGCGCAGGGAAGCCGGTATCGTCGATGCGCGGCCTTTCACCAAGGAGGAATCGGCGCGGCTTCTTGAGCCATGGCTCGGGACCGGATTTTCCATCGATGACCTGCCGGTGCCGCGGATTGTCGTGGCACGGGTGGCGTCCGATGCCGGGCTCGACATCGCAGGCCTGCAGCAGCGCCTCTCCGCCATCGCACCATCGGTGACGGTCGACGATCATCGCGCATGGATCGAGCGGATGCGCTCGATGAGCGGCGCGATCGTGCTCGCGGGCACCGGTGTCCTCATTCTTGTCATTCTCGCGACCATCATATCGGTGTCGTTCGCCACCCGCGGTGCGATGGCGACCAACCGGCCGATCGTCGAGGTGCTACACTTCGTCGGCGCGCAGGATCGTTTCATCGCCAACCACTTCTTTCGCCACTTTCTCCGACTAGGTCTGGAAGGCGGCGTGATCGGCGGCATCGCGGCCATTCTTGTGTTCGGATTCTCGGAATCGATCGCGGGCTGGTTCTCGGGCACGCCCGCGGGCGATCAGTTCGCCGCACTGCTCGGCACCTTTGCACTGCCGGGCTCAGGCTATCTGATCCTCGCAGGGCAGGCGCTTGTGATCGCGGCGGTGACCGCATGGGCGGCGCGCCGTACGCTGTTCGCAACCCTCAACGAGATGGATTGA